From a single Populus trichocarpa isolate Nisqually-1 chromosome 17, P.trichocarpa_v4.1, whole genome shotgun sequence genomic region:
- the LOC18106781 gene encoding non-specific lipid-transfer protein 13: MLRFAGCCLLVLLASGLDIAYSESKCEPVFEYFPYCLDFLTGYYNKPSKRCCDHIYKLNRLAKRGLGAQLICWCIEYMVRGTEPQIRADRISELPTKCQTHLSFPISEWKDCNTIV; encoded by the exons ATGCTGCGTTTCGCTGGGTGCTGCTTACTAGTCCTCCTGGCTTCTGGGCTAGATATTGCTTATTCGGAGAGTAAATGCGAGCCTGTGTTCGAGTACTTCCCTTATTGCCTGGATTTTCTCACAGGCTATTACAATAAACCATCAAAAAGATGTTGTGATCATATCTATAAACTCAACAGATTAGCGAAGCGTGGACTGGGAGCACAGTTGATCTGTTGGTGCATTGAATACATGGTGAGGGGCACAGAGCCTCAAATAAGGGCTGATCGGATAAGTGAACTTCCTACCAAGTGCCAAACACATCTTAGTTTCCCCATTTCTGAGTGGAAGGACTGCAATAC GATTGTATAA